In Nocardioides conyzicola, one genomic interval encodes:
- a CDS encoding extracellular solute-binding protein, which yields MDGVRRGLAAAAALITASGLLAACSANADSGKPELVWYINPDSGGQAAVAKKCSTDDYTITTQVLPQDANQQRIQLARRLAAGDSSIDIMSIDPPYTAEFANAGYLADIPEDLQGKLKDQSFKGATDAATWDGKLVVAPFWSNTQVLWYRKSFVEKAGIDMTKPVTWDQIIDAASKNDGKVAVQANKYEGYVVWINSLIAGAGGEIATDTDKGVDLTLGLDSEAGEKAAGVIEKLAHSKAAPPDLSVSQEGQAGATFGSAQGAFLTNWTYIWTNYDSTQPEVKKDIGYTRYPQTVAGEDSRPPYGGIGIGVSSHSAHVDEAMKAVECLTSPESQGINAEMTGNMPASSAGYDYPALAKIYPEDLLQLFQDSLDAAAPRTVTPYWSDISGGIQSTWHPPASVNSSTPKESQSFIDEVLHGKRLL from the coding sequence ATGGATGGAGTACGTCGCGGACTCGCCGCGGCCGCAGCGCTGATCACGGCTTCAGGGCTACTCGCTGCCTGTTCGGCCAACGCGGACTCCGGCAAGCCGGAGCTCGTCTGGTACATCAACCCCGACAGCGGCGGACAGGCCGCCGTCGCCAAGAAGTGCTCCACCGACGACTACACGATCACCACCCAGGTGCTGCCCCAGGACGCCAACCAGCAGCGGATCCAGCTCGCCCGGCGACTCGCCGCCGGCGACTCGAGCATCGACATCATGAGCATCGACCCGCCGTACACGGCGGAGTTCGCCAACGCCGGCTACCTCGCCGACATCCCGGAGGACCTGCAGGGCAAGCTGAAGGACCAGTCCTTCAAGGGCGCGACCGACGCCGCGACCTGGGACGGCAAGCTGGTGGTCGCGCCGTTCTGGTCCAACACGCAGGTGCTCTGGTACCGCAAGTCGTTCGTCGAGAAGGCCGGCATCGACATGACGAAGCCGGTCACCTGGGACCAGATCATCGACGCCGCGAGCAAGAACGACGGCAAGGTCGCGGTGCAGGCGAACAAGTACGAGGGCTACGTCGTCTGGATCAACTCGCTGATCGCCGGTGCGGGAGGCGAGATCGCGACCGACACCGACAAGGGCGTCGACCTCACCCTCGGCCTCGACTCCGAGGCCGGTGAGAAGGCGGCCGGCGTCATCGAGAAGCTCGCCCACTCGAAGGCGGCCCCGCCCGACCTCTCGGTCTCCCAGGAGGGACAGGCGGGAGCGACGTTCGGCTCCGCGCAGGGTGCGTTCCTGACGAACTGGACCTACATCTGGACCAACTACGACTCGACGCAGCCCGAGGTCAAGAAGGACATCGGCTACACGCGCTACCCGCAGACCGTGGCCGGCGAGGACTCGCGCCCGCCGTACGGCGGCATCGGGATCGGCGTCAGCTCCCACTCGGCCCACGTGGACGAGGCGATGAAGGCGGTCGAGTGCCTCACCAGCCCGGAGAGCCAGGGCATCAACGCCGAGATGACCGGCAACATGCCGGCGAGCTCGGCGGGCTACGACTACCCCGCGCTGGCGAAGATCTACCCGGAGGACCTGCTGCAGCTCTTCCAGGACAGCCTGGACGCGGCGGCCCCTCGCACGGTCACCCCGTACTGGAGCGACATCTCCGGCGGGATCCAGTCGACCTGGCACCCACCCGCCAGCGTGAACTCGTCGACACCGAAGGAATCGCAGTCGTTCATCGACGAAGTCCTCCACGGAAAGAGGCTCCTGTGA